The following proteins are encoded in a genomic region of Verrucomicrobiaceae bacterium:
- a CDS encoding DUF47 family protein, with the protein MISLQKFFGKTDVFYDLLERSAKEAQNSVHLLKALLSKPAGSQSLDDLKNARRKDKAITQEIDEALCKTFVTDLEREDVEALANALYKIPKTVEKIAERYEICAGRLDGVDFSQQMAFTEGAVDIVVTMVAELRKKMHLEDMKEHNARLQKIEGDADKHILALLKDLYQGGHDPLRVLMLRDLYDLLEKVVDRCRDAGNVLSHIVLKYT; encoded by the coding sequence ATGATCTCCCTTCAAAAGTTCTTCGGTAAAACGGATGTATTTTATGACCTGCTCGAGCGCAGCGCGAAAGAGGCGCAAAACAGCGTCCACCTGCTCAAGGCACTGCTCTCGAAGCCAGCAGGCTCCCAGAGCCTGGATGATCTGAAGAACGCCCGCCGCAAGGATAAGGCGATCACCCAGGAGATCGACGAGGCACTGTGCAAGACCTTCGTGACCGATCTGGAGCGCGAGGACGTGGAGGCGCTGGCCAATGCGCTCTACAAGATCCCGAAGACCGTCGAAAAGATCGCGGAGCGCTACGAGATCTGCGCGGGGAGACTCGATGGCGTGGACTTTTCACAGCAGATGGCCTTTACCGAGGGTGCTGTGGACATCGTGGTGACGATGGTGGCTGAGCTGCGGAAGAAAATGCACCTGGAGGACATGAAGGAGCACAACGCGAGGCTGCAAAAGATCGAGGGTGATGCGGATAAGCACATCCTGGCGCTGCTGAAGGATCTGTACCAGGGCGGGCATGATCCGCTGCGGGTGCTGATGCTGCGAGACCTGTATGATCTGCTGGAAAAAGTGGTCGATCGCTGCCGCGATGCGGGGAATGTGCTCTCACACATCGTCCTGAAGTACACCTGA
- a CDS encoding inorganic phosphate transporter: MTTALFLLFVVLFVVLAFEYINGFHDTANAIATVVSTKVLTPRQALLLASTTNLIGAFFGQAVAKTIHSGIVDDKIVAVTTLTIFCAMLGGIIWNLITWWFGMPSSSTHALVGGLIGASLGASKGNWEVLIWSREKIDKVSGKVSMEGIYHKVVIPMITSPLLGLTVGFVVMGLLFLLIRNWRPHTVNKTFGHLQILSAGYMGFGHGMADAQKTMGVIMLTLFGATAAGDLDGLPSWLGFLKIHDKSASIPMWIIFTCAITMAAGTYAGGWRIIKTLGHKMVKMKPVHGFAAETTAATILATTGYMGMPVSTTHTITTSIMGVGAAKRWNAIQWSLVERIVWAWVMTIPATALLSWLIYKLCGLFTA; the protein is encoded by the coding sequence ATGACGACCGCCCTATTTCTCCTGTTTGTGGTGCTGTTCGTGGTGCTGGCCTTTGAGTACATCAATGGCTTTCACGACACGGCCAACGCCATCGCCACCGTGGTCTCCACGAAGGTGCTCACTCCGCGGCAGGCGCTGCTGCTGGCCTCAACGACGAACCTGATCGGCGCCTTCTTCGGCCAAGCTGTGGCCAAGACGATCCACAGCGGCATCGTGGATGACAAAATCGTCGCCGTGACCACGCTGACGATTTTTTGCGCCATGCTGGGCGGTATCATCTGGAATCTGATCACCTGGTGGTTCGGCATGCCATCGAGCAGCACGCATGCGCTGGTGGGTGGCCTGATCGGGGCCAGCCTGGGGGCCTCCAAGGGGAACTGGGAGGTGCTGATCTGGTCGCGGGAGAAGATCGACAAAGTGAGTGGCAAGGTGAGCATGGAAGGCATTTACCACAAAGTGGTGATCCCGATGATCACGAGTCCGCTGCTAGGGCTGACGGTGGGCTTTGTCGTGATGGGGCTGCTTTTTCTGCTGATCCGAAACTGGCGTCCGCACACGGTGAATAAGACTTTCGGCCACCTCCAGATTCTCAGCGCTGGCTACATGGGCTTTGGCCACGGTATGGCGGATGCGCAGAAGACGATGGGCGTGATCATGCTGACGCTTTTCGGAGCTACGGCGGCGGGGGATCTGGATGGGCTGCCCTCCTGGCTCGGATTCCTCAAAATCCATGACAAATCTGCCAGCATCCCGATGTGGATCATTTTCACCTGCGCGATCACGATGGCCGCAGGCACCTATGCGGGTGGCTGGCGCATCATCAAGACACTGGGCCACAAGATGGTGAAGATGAAGCCCGTGCACGGATTCGCTGCGGAGACGACTGCGGCGACCATTTTGGCCACCACGGGCTACATGGGCATGCCGGTGAGCACCACACACACGATCACCACCTCCATCATGGGCGTGGGTGCCGCAAAACGCTGGAACGCCATCCAGTGGAGCCTAGTGGAGCGCATCGTGTGGGCCTGGGTGATGACGATCCCGGCCACGGCGCTGCTGAGCTGGCTCATTTATAAGCTCTGCGGCCTATTTACCGCGTGA
- a CDS encoding N-acetyltransferase has translation MTWTDCGREHLEGIRAIFNDAIVNTTALYDYVPRSVEVMEAWFAAKQAQNLPIIGVLDEMGTLMGFGSYGPFRPHAAYQYSVEHSVYVDQRFRGRGLGQQILQRLIEKAQAQGLHMMIGVIDAENTTSISLHEKLGFQPCGQIRHAGYKFGRWLDLALYQLVLPTPAHPTEK, from the coding sequence ATGACCTGGACTGACTGCGGCCGTGAGCATCTGGAGGGCATCCGTGCCATCTTCAATGACGCCATCGTGAATACGACGGCGCTTTACGACTACGTGCCGCGCAGTGTGGAGGTGATGGAGGCCTGGTTTGCTGCGAAGCAGGCCCAAAATCTCCCCATCATCGGCGTGTTGGATGAAATGGGCACCCTGATGGGATTCGGCAGCTACGGGCCTTTCCGCCCACATGCCGCGTATCAATACAGCGTGGAGCACAGCGTGTATGTGGATCAGCGCTTTCGTGGTCGTGGCCTAGGGCAGCAGATTCTGCAGCGACTCATCGAAAAAGCGCAGGCGCAGGGCCTGCACATGATGATTGGCGTCATTGATGCGGAAAACACCACCAGCATCTCCCTGCATGAAAAGCTCGGCTTCCAGCCCTGCGGCCAAATTCGGCACGCAGGCTACAAATTTGGCCGCTGGCTCGATCTGGCGCTGTACCAGCTCGTTTTACCCACGCCGGCGCATCCGACAGAAAAGTGA
- a CDS encoding ThuA domain-containing protein: MRRFIPLLSLIALPLHAELTAEQQLVPLEVVPAESPGAKIVLLAGAPSNKPGQHEYFAGCALMLEWLKNEAGTAPVMVADGWPRNEALLDGARCVVIYLDGGAKLPFLEPARWARMQKLAEAGTGFVILHQAIDCPPEKAAEFKDWFGAVFQSDIGCRGHWDVRVEHLGTHPVLAGVTAPADFPKDGWLYNLHFAPQGVQPVLTALMPETSRKTADAKAKSGREETIAWAFERPKGGRSFGFTGCDLHSSWAIPQQRRMLVNAIRWCAGLPVNSGGAEITTPVDLKKNLDRKIFLPKKPAKPAQAPADSPR; the protein is encoded by the coding sequence ATGCGCCGCTTTATCCCTCTCCTCTCCCTGATCGCCCTGCCTCTCCATGCCGAGCTCACCGCCGAGCAGCAGCTCGTGCCGCTGGAGGTCGTGCCAGCGGAAAGTCCGGGGGCAAAGATCGTGCTCCTCGCCGGGGCACCCAGCAACAAGCCTGGTCAGCATGAATACTTCGCCGGATGCGCCCTGATGCTGGAGTGGCTGAAAAACGAGGCCGGGACCGCGCCTGTGATGGTCGCAGATGGATGGCCGCGAAATGAAGCCCTGCTCGATGGTGCACGCTGCGTGGTCATCTACCTCGATGGAGGTGCGAAGCTGCCCTTTCTGGAGCCCGCACGCTGGGCCCGCATGCAGAAGCTGGCGGAGGCAGGCACCGGCTTTGTCATCCTGCACCAGGCCATCGACTGCCCGCCAGAAAAGGCCGCTGAGTTCAAAGACTGGTTCGGAGCGGTCTTTCAGTCCGACATCGGCTGCCGAGGGCACTGGGATGTGCGGGTGGAGCACCTCGGCACACATCCCGTGCTCGCGGGCGTCACGGCACCCGCCGACTTCCCCAAGGACGGCTGGCTCTACAACCTGCACTTTGCCCCCCAAGGTGTGCAACCCGTGCTCACCGCCCTCATGCCAGAAACCAGCCGCAAAACGGCAGACGCCAAGGCGAAGAGCGGTCGTGAAGAGACCATCGCCTGGGCCTTCGAGCGGCCCAAAGGCGGTCGGAGCTTCGGATTCACCGGCTGTGACCTGCACTCGAGCTGGGCCATCCCGCAGCAGCGGCGGATGCTGGTCAATGCCATCCGCTGGTGTGCCGGACTGCCCGTGAACAGTGGCGGGGCAGAGATCACCACCCCAGTCGATCTGAAAAAGAACCTGGACCGCAAAATCTTCCTGCCGAAAAAGCCGGCCAAACCGGCCCAGGCCCCCGCAGACAGCCCACGCTGA
- a CDS encoding adenosylhomocysteinase — MSDYLVKDISLADFGRKELDIAESEMPGLMATREKYGPLKPLKGVRITGSLHMTIQTGVLIETLKELGADVRWASCNIFSTQDHAAAAIAASGTPVFAWKGETLEEYWDCTWKAIMFPKDKGPQLIVDDGGDVTLLIHKGYEMENGDKWVKTPSDNHEVKVIKDLLKKIGKEQPGIFHKIVKDLKGVSEETTTGVHRLYEMANAGKLLFPAINVNDSVTKSKFDNLYGCRESLLDGIKRATDVMIAGKVGVVCGYGDVGKGCAAALRGMGAQVIVTEIDPVCALQAAMEGYRVMPIEDTLGTGDIYVTTTGNKDIITTKHMEKMKDQAIVCNIGHFDNEIQVDKLNAMKGVKRLNIKPQVDKYTFPKGNSIFMLAEGRLVNLGCATGHPSFVMSNSFTNQTLAQIELWATKGKRKIGVTVLPKKLDEEVARLHLAKIGVKLTKLTQEQADYIGVPVEGPYKTDHYRY, encoded by the coding sequence ATGAGCGACTACCTCGTCAAAGACATCTCCCTCGCCGACTTCGGCCGTAAGGAACTCGACATCGCTGAGAGCGAAATGCCCGGCCTCATGGCCACGCGCGAAAAATACGGTCCGCTGAAGCCCCTCAAAGGCGTGCGCATCACCGGCTCCCTGCACATGACCATCCAGACTGGCGTGCTCATTGAGACGCTGAAGGAACTCGGCGCGGACGTGCGCTGGGCCTCCTGCAACATTTTCTCCACTCAGGACCACGCTGCCGCCGCCATCGCTGCCTCCGGCACACCCGTCTTCGCCTGGAAGGGCGAGACGCTCGAAGAATACTGGGACTGCACCTGGAAGGCCATCATGTTCCCGAAGGACAAAGGCCCACAGCTCATCGTCGATGACGGCGGTGACGTGACCCTGCTTATCCACAAGGGCTATGAGATGGAAAACGGCGACAAGTGGGTCAAAACCCCCTCCGACAACCACGAAGTGAAGGTCATCAAAGACCTGCTCAAAAAAATCGGCAAAGAGCAGCCCGGCATCTTCCACAAGATCGTCAAAGACCTCAAAGGCGTCTCCGAAGAGACCACCACAGGCGTGCATCGCCTCTATGAAATGGCCAACGCAGGCAAACTGCTCTTCCCCGCCATCAACGTGAACGACAGCGTCACGAAATCGAAGTTCGACAACCTCTACGGCTGCCGTGAGTCCCTGCTCGATGGCATCAAGCGTGCCACCGACGTCATGATCGCCGGTAAAGTCGGCGTCGTCTGCGGTTACGGCGACGTGGGTAAAGGCTGCGCTGCCGCTCTGCGTGGCATGGGTGCCCAGGTCATCGTCACGGAAATCGACCCCGTCTGCGCCCTCCAGGCTGCGATGGAAGGCTACCGCGTCATGCCTATCGAGGACACCCTCGGCACCGGCGACATCTACGTCACCACCACGGGCAACAAAGACATCATCACCACCAAGCACATGGAGAAGATGAAGGACCAGGCCATCGTCTGCAACATCGGCCACTTCGACAACGAGATCCAGGTGGACAAGCTCAACGCCATGAAGGGCGTGAAGCGCCTCAACATCAAGCCCCAGGTGGACAAGTACACCTTCCCCAAAGGCAACAGCATCTTCATGCTCGCTGAAGGCCGCCTCGTGAACCTCGGCTGCGCCACCGGCCATCCGAGCTTCGTCATGAGCAACAGCTTCACCAACCAGACCCTCGCGCAAATCGAGCTCTGGGCCACCAAGGGCAAGCGCAAGATCGGCGTCACCGTGCTTCCCAAGAAGCTCGACGAAGAAGTCGCCCGCCTCCATCTCGCCAAAATCGGTGTGAAGCTCACCAAGCTCACCCAGGAGCAGGCCGACTACATCGGCGTGCCCGTCGAAGGCCCCTACAAGACGGATCACTACCGTTATTAA
- a CDS encoding Fic family protein — protein MLQRFIPALSELDADLREVFLEKLRVRWTHTSTALEGNTLTEGDTFGVLRYGLTIAGKPLAHHNEVMGHSRALDLLYRWLGESRPLVEKDLHTLHQAIQTSVEVDYLKPVGAWKCEPNSTLAKQGGKTVINDTYARPETVPGLMKLWLEGFEQRRRALDVSALDAYLWSHSTFARIHPYADGNGRMARLLANIPVIEKGGLPILIPNERRIAYIESLAVWQLASGPPSAEQPLIGSEDALSSFQSFIASCQGMSEAILAEATQAQAARG, from the coding sequence GTGCTGCAACGATTCATCCCAGCCCTGTCCGAGCTTGATGCTGACCTGCGCGAAGTCTTCCTGGAAAAGCTTCGCGTCCGCTGGACACACACCTCCACCGCGCTCGAAGGCAACACGCTCACTGAAGGCGACACATTCGGCGTGCTTCGCTACGGCCTTACCATCGCCGGAAAGCCTCTCGCGCATCACAATGAGGTCATGGGTCACAGTCGTGCCCTGGACCTGCTCTACCGCTGGTTGGGTGAAAGCCGCCCGCTCGTGGAAAAAGACCTCCACACTCTCCATCAAGCCATCCAGACCAGTGTGGAGGTAGATTACCTCAAGCCCGTGGGCGCGTGGAAATGCGAGCCCAACTCCACCCTGGCGAAACAAGGCGGAAAGACTGTCATCAACGACACCTATGCGCGGCCTGAAACGGTGCCCGGCTTGATGAAACTTTGGCTGGAAGGCTTCGAGCAGCGCCGCCGCGCACTCGATGTGAGCGCTTTGGATGCCTATCTTTGGAGTCACAGCACTTTTGCACGCATTCATCCCTATGCGGATGGCAATGGCCGCATGGCCCGGCTGTTGGCAAACATTCCCGTCATCGAAAAAGGCGGCCTTCCCATCCTCATCCCGAACGAACGGCGCATCGCTTACATCGAGTCCTTGGCCGTCTGGCAGCTCGCCAGCGGCCCGCCATCCGCAGAGCAGCCCCTGATCGGCTCGGAAGATGCCCTCAGCTCGTTCCAAAGCTTCATCGCTAGCTGCCAAGGCATGTCCGAGGCTATCCTAGCCGAGGCCACTCAAGCCCAAGCGGCCCGCGGATAG
- a CDS encoding ROK family protein, with translation MSDSAKTSIGIDFGGTSVKLGVCRGADLLVTDAPIPTANFAGPAALITEMAARVEKLRQAHPDVCAIGVGVPGLVDFDRGFVHELTNVPGWKHVPLKALLGEKTGLPVLVENDANAMTYAEFRHGAAQGLRNVVGLTMGTGIGGGVVLDGRMYRGSGFAAGEIGQMSIHFDGKPGHYGNLGALEKYTGNNQIAEHAVARYAEAGICKDIDECTPKNIAQAAQAGDDIARQIWGEVADWLGTALASIAWLLNPDAFVIGGGVAQAGDLIFDPLKRKVQSMLSTVVWERLKIVPARFSNEAGIIGNAALAADDV, from the coding sequence ATGTCTGACTCAGCGAAAACATCCATCGGCATCGACTTCGGCGGTACGTCTGTGAAGCTCGGCGTGTGCCGAGGCGCGGATTTGCTCGTCACGGATGCACCCATCCCTACGGCGAATTTTGCCGGTCCAGCCGCGCTGATCACCGAGATGGCCGCTCGGGTGGAAAAGCTCCGCCAGGCGCATCCAGACGTCTGCGCTATCGGCGTGGGTGTACCGGGGCTGGTGGATTTTGACCGCGGTTTTGTGCATGAGCTCACCAATGTACCTGGATGGAAGCATGTGCCGCTGAAAGCCCTTTTGGGCGAAAAAACCGGTCTTCCCGTGCTGGTGGAAAATGATGCCAATGCCATGACGTATGCGGAATTCCGCCATGGAGCCGCGCAGGGCCTGCGAAACGTCGTGGGGCTCACCATGGGCACCGGTATCGGCGGCGGCGTGGTGCTCGATGGACGGATGTATCGCGGCAGCGGCTTCGCGGCGGGCGAGATCGGCCAGATGAGCATCCATTTTGATGGTAAACCGGGCCACTACGGCAATCTCGGTGCATTGGAGAAGTACACCGGCAACAACCAGATCGCAGAGCATGCCGTAGCTCGCTACGCGGAGGCTGGTATCTGCAAAGACATCGACGAATGCACGCCGAAGAACATCGCACAGGCTGCGCAGGCCGGTGATGACATCGCGCGGCAGATCTGGGGCGAGGTGGCAGACTGGCTCGGCACAGCGCTAGCCAGCATCGCTTGGCTGCTCAATCCAGATGCCTTCGTCATCGGTGGTGGCGTGGCCCAGGCCGGTGATCTGATCTTTGACCCGCTGAAGCGTAAGGTACAGAGCATGCTCAGTACCGTCGTGTGGGAGCGGCTGAAGATCGTGCCCGCACGCTTCAGCAATGAAGCCGGCATCATCGGCAATGCCGCTCTGGCTGCGGATGATGTGTGA
- a CDS encoding PQQ-binding-like beta-propeller repeat protein, producing the protein MMTRLVLAFSAFFAAHLSAADWPEWRGPSAQGQTTISQLPETFSETSHIAWKAPLPGRGHSTPVISGDQIWLTTAIEHAADPAVAKERLKTNTGDQPVVVLDHLSLRAICIDRVSGKILHDIELLNVKDPQWAHQLNSYASPTPVLAAGRLYAHFGSFGTACLDTSTQKVLWKNEELHVMHENGPGSTAVLWQDRLIAHFDGSDAQFIAALDTNTGKLAWKTARSGEMDPRPQQKKAYGTPLIVPIGGKPVLVSPASNNIYGYDPATGKELWRVAYGELGFSMSTPPVSDGRRIYFSTGYGKSQVIAIGFNEQGQQPEIAWRNNKNAPKMSAPILAAGLLFYADDGGILSCVDTATGEAAYRERLGGKFSSSPILSGDKLIFASREGVVSIVKADRSFQLLSQNTLDGSIMASPTSDGEALFIRTDKALYRIME; encoded by the coding sequence ATGATGACACGCCTCGTTCTCGCCTTCTCCGCCTTCTTTGCAGCCCACCTCAGTGCCGCAGACTGGCCAGAGTGGCGCGGCCCCTCCGCCCAGGGCCAGACGACCATCAGCCAGCTGCCAGAGACCTTCAGCGAAACGAGTCACATCGCCTGGAAGGCTCCCCTGCCCGGTCGCGGCCACTCCACGCCGGTCATTAGCGGAGATCAGATCTGGCTCACCACCGCTATCGAGCATGCTGCGGACCCCGCCGTGGCCAAAGAACGGCTGAAAACCAACACTGGAGACCAACCCGTCGTGGTGCTCGATCACCTCAGCCTCCGCGCCATCTGCATCGACCGAGTGAGCGGGAAAATCCTCCACGACATCGAGCTACTGAACGTCAAAGACCCACAGTGGGCCCATCAGCTCAATAGCTACGCCTCTCCCACGCCCGTACTGGCCGCAGGGCGGCTCTACGCCCATTTCGGCTCCTTTGGCACGGCCTGCCTGGATACCAGCACGCAGAAAGTGCTCTGGAAGAACGAGGAACTGCACGTGATGCACGAGAACGGCCCCGGCTCCACCGCCGTGCTCTGGCAGGATAGGCTCATCGCGCACTTCGACGGCAGCGATGCGCAATTCATCGCCGCTCTGGACACCAACACTGGTAAGCTGGCGTGGAAAACCGCCCGCAGTGGCGAGATGGACCCGCGCCCGCAGCAAAAGAAAGCCTACGGCACACCGCTGATCGTCCCCATCGGTGGCAAACCCGTGCTGGTCAGTCCCGCCAGCAACAACATCTACGGCTACGATCCCGCCACTGGCAAAGAACTGTGGCGGGTCGCCTACGGGGAGCTGGGCTTCTCGATGTCCACACCACCGGTCTCCGATGGTCGGCGCATCTATTTCAGCACCGGCTACGGCAAGTCCCAAGTCATCGCCATCGGCTTCAATGAGCAAGGTCAGCAGCCCGAGATCGCCTGGCGGAATAACAAAAACGCTCCGAAGATGTCTGCGCCCATCCTGGCTGCGGGTCTGCTTTTTTATGCCGACGATGGCGGCATCCTCAGCTGTGTGGATACCGCAACAGGCGAGGCCGCCTACCGCGAGCGTCTGGGTGGGAAATTTAGCTCCAGTCCCATCCTATCCGGGGATAAGCTCATCTTCGCCAGTCGTGAAGGCGTGGTCAGCATCGTGAAGGCGGATCGTAGCTTCCAACTACTCTCCCAGAACACGCTGGATGGCTCCATCATGGCCAGCCCCACCAGTGACGGTGAGGCACTCTTTATCCGCACAGACAAAGCTCTGTACCGGATCATGGAATGA
- a CDS encoding response regulator transcription factor codes for MTKILIAEDDEHTREALREVLTMEGYHVVPAPDGLQAIELFRAENPDFVCLDVMMPGLNGYEVCKQIRKQDEKVPILFLTAKAEEIDTVLGLELGADDYMTKPFGVKEIIARIRAILRRTATRTGTTVTTKGDQEFLMDDLRIVPAELRAYRDKVEIQLSPRDVKVLRLLFERRGKVVDRNTLADEVWGVDYFPESRALDQHISQLRKRIERDPGQPRVIRTVHGAGYRYE; via the coding sequence ATGACCAAAATACTCATCGCTGAAGACGACGAACACACACGCGAAGCCCTTCGCGAAGTTCTCACCATGGAGGGCTATCATGTCGTCCCCGCCCCAGACGGCCTCCAGGCCATCGAACTATTCCGTGCAGAGAATCCTGACTTCGTCTGCCTGGATGTCATGATGCCTGGCCTCAATGGCTACGAGGTCTGCAAGCAGATCCGCAAGCAGGATGAAAAAGTACCGATCCTCTTCCTTACCGCCAAAGCAGAAGAAATCGACACGGTCCTGGGCCTAGAGCTCGGAGCAGATGACTACATGACAAAGCCCTTCGGCGTGAAAGAGATCATCGCACGCATCCGCGCCATCCTGCGCCGCACCGCCACACGCACGGGCACCACAGTCACGACCAAGGGCGACCAGGAGTTCCTCATGGACGATCTCCGCATCGTCCCCGCCGAGCTCCGCGCCTACCGCGACAAGGTGGAAATCCAGCTCAGTCCGCGTGACGTGAAAGTGCTGCGCCTACTCTTTGAGCGCCGTGGCAAAGTGGTGGACCGCAATACCCTCGCGGATGAAGTCTGGGGCGTCGATTACTTCCCAGAGAGCCGTGCTCTCGATCAGCACATCTCCCAGTTGCGCAAGCGCATCGAAAGAGACCCTGGGCAGCCTCGCGTCATCCGCACCGTCCACGGTGCCGGCTATCGCTACGAATAA
- a CDS encoding HAMP domain-containing histidine kinase, translated as MFRRRSTTLFIILVALPIALLVWLGTYLMRDASKRTEASMQGILAERLSIADYQLVDDMRQLTDSLDERSRDAGSGADAAQKVAMHPWVAQVWEADEEGITAEASGPLPFEPLEKIQHDQRAKAILNATQAEVVQMSSATGEENAASGNGGPPFQPVFGLGGDAISGLFPVQSNTSWQTFMKLPGYHLEEPIKAAGPKVPTLSGWHVSRMTFIYWQRMVDGRVLCALINTHLLMESLFPRLPHPGLEVPPGRMLLSNPGGILHQWGKRLEGSEGPSVAHRACSAPLGQWELSYTPANEEFPKPYLFPILLGMGSGVLLVLVVGWLYFSESSREITVAQQRVTFVNQISHELKTPLTNIRLYAEMASSRAEKQEDAPLIKQLSVISNESSRLDRLIQNVLSLARQQRDRLTISPKALILDDVIARTVDFWRPQLQKKGFEIVTDLHGPKEMMMADEDALVQVVGNLLSNVEKYGAPGHYVAVRTLVEGEKVKITVEDRGPGIPANKRKTIFEPFERLRSDLNEGVSGTGIGLTISRELAQLHGGSLSVCPYYREGSRFILTLPHQPHTPPS; from the coding sequence ATGTTTCGCCGTCGTTCCACCACCCTATTCATCATCCTTGTTGCCTTGCCGATCGCGCTGCTGGTCTGGCTGGGCACCTACTTGATGCGTGATGCCTCGAAGCGAACAGAGGCGTCCATGCAGGGCATCCTGGCGGAGCGGTTATCCATCGCCGATTACCAGTTGGTGGATGATATGCGGCAGCTCACGGACTCTCTGGACGAAAGGTCACGCGATGCGGGGAGCGGTGCAGATGCAGCGCAAAAAGTCGCTATGCATCCATGGGTCGCGCAGGTCTGGGAGGCAGACGAGGAGGGCATCACAGCGGAGGCGTCTGGGCCTTTGCCCTTTGAGCCGCTGGAGAAGATCCAGCATGACCAGAGAGCGAAAGCGATCCTCAATGCCACACAAGCCGAGGTCGTGCAGATGAGCAGTGCAACGGGTGAGGAAAACGCTGCGAGTGGGAATGGCGGACCTCCGTTTCAGCCAGTGTTCGGACTCGGAGGGGATGCGATCAGCGGGCTCTTCCCGGTCCAGAGTAATACGAGCTGGCAGACATTTATGAAGCTGCCGGGATACCACCTAGAGGAGCCCATCAAAGCGGCTGGCCCCAAGGTGCCAACGCTTAGCGGCTGGCATGTGAGCCGAATGACTTTCATCTACTGGCAGCGCATGGTGGATGGACGTGTTTTATGCGCCTTGATCAATACGCATCTGCTGATGGAGTCCCTTTTCCCACGGCTACCGCATCCAGGACTCGAGGTGCCGCCAGGGCGCATGCTGCTATCGAATCCCGGTGGCATCCTGCATCAATGGGGGAAGCGCCTGGAGGGCTCTGAGGGACCTTCCGTTGCACATAGGGCCTGCTCGGCACCTCTCGGCCAATGGGAGCTGTCCTATACACCCGCGAATGAGGAGTTTCCAAAGCCGTATCTCTTCCCCATCTTGCTTGGCATGGGCTCTGGCGTGTTACTGGTGCTGGTGGTGGGCTGGCTATATTTTAGCGAAAGCTCCCGCGAGATCACCGTGGCGCAGCAGCGTGTGACTTTCGTCAACCAGATCTCCCATGAGCTGAAGACGCCGCTGACGAATATCCGCCTCTATGCCGAGATGGCCTCTAGCCGTGCAGAGAAGCAGGAAGATGCCCCGCTCATCAAACAGCTCTCGGTCATTAGCAATGAAAGCTCCCGCCTGGATCGACTCATTCAGAATGTGCTCAGTCTCGCACGTCAGCAACGGGACCGACTCACCATCTCGCCCAAAGCGCTCATACTCGACGATGTCATCGCTCGAACGGTGGATTTTTGGAGGCCGCAGCTTCAGAAAAAAGGCTTTGAGATAGTGACCGATCTCCATGGCCCAAAAGAGATGATGATGGCGGATGAGGACGCTTTGGTACAGGTCGTCGGCAATTTGCTCTCCAACGTGGAGAAGTATGGAGCCCCTGGTCACTACGTAGCCGTGCGGACATTAGTGGAGGGTGAGAAGGTGAAGATCACCGTCGAAGACCGCGGCCCTGGCATCCCAGCGAATAAGCGCAAAACCATCTTCGAGCCCTTTGAGCGACTCCGCAGCGACCTCAATGAAGGAGTTAGCGGCACTGGCATTGGTTTGACCATTTCTCGCGAACTGGCACAGTTGCACGGTGGCTCTCTCAGCGTCTGCCCGTATTATCGCGAAGGCTCCCGGTTCATCCTCACACTTCCACATCAACCACACACACCACCATCATGA